From Leptospira ryugenii, a single genomic window includes:
- a CDS encoding adenosine kinase: MKNYDVFGVGNALVDIIALIDQNFLEKQKIQKGIMTLVDETQQGSILASLSDVKKELRSGGSAANTMIAIANSGGTCAYTGKVSHDAYGEFYKKDMEDAGVLFETKPDSSGHTGTCVVLTTPDAERTMLTSLGISTSLQASDIDIAGIQKAKFVYVEGYLWEGLGTKQASRLTMEEAKKNAVKVAFTYSDPFCVNRSREEFIQLTKDYVDVVFCNTEEGLALSQKSSPEEAIKFIGALSDLVFMTAGKEGAYVCEKGKVTLVPGFPVKPIDTTGAGDAFAAGVLYGLTHGYSNLKSARWGNYVASRIVTEIGPRLTVKLMGRQEEILKDFKD, translated from the coding sequence ATGAAGAATTACGATGTTTTCGGAGTTGGCAATGCTTTGGTGGATATCATTGCCTTGATTGATCAAAACTTTCTGGAAAAACAAAAGATCCAAAAAGGAATCATGACGCTTGTTGATGAAACCCAACAAGGATCTATCTTAGCTAGTTTATCGGATGTTAAAAAAGAATTACGCTCTGGTGGGAGTGCCGCAAACACAATGATTGCAATCGCCAACTCAGGCGGTACCTGTGCTTACACTGGTAAGGTGAGCCACGATGCCTATGGTGAATTTTATAAAAAGGATATGGAAGACGCAGGTGTACTATTCGAAACAAAACCAGATAGCTCTGGTCATACTGGCACTTGTGTAGTGCTGACAACCCCAGATGCGGAAAGAACCATGCTCACATCACTTGGAATTTCTACTTCTTTACAAGCATCTGATATCGATATAGCAGGTATTCAAAAAGCAAAGTTTGTATATGTGGAAGGTTACCTCTGGGAAGGACTTGGAACCAAACAAGCAAGTCGCCTTACAATGGAAGAAGCTAAAAAAAATGCAGTTAAAGTAGCATTTACCTATAGTGATCCTTTTTGTGTAAATCGAAGTCGTGAAGAGTTCATTCAACTAACAAAAGATTACGTTGATGTTGTGTTTTGCAATACGGAAGAAGGTTTGGCACTTAGCCAAAAATCCTCTCCTGAAGAGGCTATCAAATTTATAGGAGCACTATCAGATTTAGTTTTTATGACCGCTGGTAAAGAAGGAGCTTATGTTTGCGAAAAAGGCAAGGTCACCTTGGTTCCAGGATTTCCTGTAAAACCCATCGATACGACGGGAGCCGGAGATGCCTTCGCAGCTGGTGTGCTCTATGGTCTAACGCATGGCTATTCAAATCTTAAGTCCGCTCGTTGGGGAAATTACGTTGCCTCTCGTATTGTAACTGAAATTGGCCCAAGGCTTACGGTAAAACTGATGGGAAGGCAAGAAGAAATACTAAAAGACTTTAAGGACTAA
- a CDS encoding TonB-dependent receptor: MLPIRFSILFFLIFHVAFAQSKETETIEVKSESNTIKQNPNFAKNPSGVQKEILLDAAKNRYLSLPDILEREAGLRVRQYGGLGSYSTLSIRGANPNQTRVYWNGIPLNQSEGGEINLFDLPFDNLQKIEIYKSGTPAGFSGSSIGGSINLVSQTETKKPQTRINLQGGSFRSIKGTISHSNRFENGSYFFHALGEKSDQNFSYLNNKGTLLFNTFDDTIDRRRNAQYEKAGFTGNINYQLGKTNLQFLNDFIYRNQGLPGPGNRQTESVERKFTKNSTALATKTSEFIWENVSLETKLYLNQSRDHLFDPRSEFSSGLPNSLTDIKQYGFQVSPIIYLPKYSQILRFSANAEQEFFDRQRKRNNDETESKDPKRRRDFQTFHIQDEIRLLKERLFLVPQVRFDRYVDQFGRDTASLRNQLNDPLTDQFFKRTNFTNPSIGLKWILWKEDNREFGLMANTSKDYRIPSFIELFGERGTIVGNTNLRPEISRNSDVGFFFRSLLSNQWKVDTEISHFRKKIYDMILFIPNSQFTLRPENIDSASVQGFETSNQITWNKGLKFNFQYTYQNAINLSQSTLLNGKYLPLRPKNQVSALIGYFNDKVDTGFEYLFIGANYRDRTNEYFGYLPARQIYNFYFTYIPFKDTEQGKELLFTFEIRNLTDKKVEDLVGYPLPGRSYYFTGSYRF; the protein is encoded by the coding sequence ATGCTCCCCATTCGATTTAGCATACTATTTTTTTTAATCTTCCATGTAGCCTTTGCACAATCAAAGGAAACAGAAACCATAGAAGTAAAGAGTGAATCCAACACCATCAAACAAAATCCTAATTTTGCAAAAAACCCATCAGGTGTTCAAAAAGAAATTCTCTTAGATGCAGCAAAGAATCGATACCTTTCACTGCCCGATATTTTAGAACGAGAAGCTGGACTTCGGGTCAGGCAATATGGTGGTCTAGGATCTTATTCAACCCTTTCAATCCGAGGTGCAAATCCAAACCAAACACGTGTTTATTGGAATGGTATTCCGCTGAACCAATCAGAGGGTGGCGAAATCAATTTATTCGACTTGCCTTTTGACAATCTGCAAAAAATTGAAATTTATAAATCAGGCACCCCTGCTGGTTTTTCTGGATCAAGCATTGGTGGATCTATCAATTTAGTTTCCCAAACAGAGACCAAAAAGCCGCAAACGAGAATCAATTTACAAGGAGGTAGTTTTCGTTCGATCAAAGGAACGATTTCACACTCAAACCGTTTTGAAAATGGTTCTTATTTCTTCCATGCACTAGGAGAAAAATCGGACCAAAATTTTTCCTATCTAAACAACAAAGGCACACTTTTATTCAATACCTTTGATGATACCATAGACCGACGAAGAAATGCTCAATATGAAAAAGCAGGTTTTACAGGAAATATAAATTATCAATTAGGAAAAACCAATCTACAATTTCTAAACGACTTTATCTACAGAAACCAAGGACTTCCTGGGCCAGGGAACCGACAAACGGAAAGTGTAGAAAGAAAATTTACAAAGAATTCCACAGCGCTTGCGACAAAGACATCCGAATTTATCTGGGAGAATGTTAGTTTAGAGACCAAACTATATTTAAATCAATCACGAGATCATCTGTTTGATCCACGCAGTGAATTCAGCTCAGGTTTGCCAAACTCATTGACTGACATCAAACAATATGGATTTCAAGTTTCTCCTATTATTTACTTACCAAAATACTCTCAAATCTTGAGATTTTCAGCGAACGCAGAACAGGAGTTTTTCGATCGTCAAAGAAAAAGAAATAATGATGAGACTGAAAGTAAAGACCCAAAACGCAGAAGAGACTTTCAGACATTTCATATCCAGGATGAAATTCGCTTGCTCAAAGAAAGATTATTTCTCGTACCGCAGGTTCGGTTTGATCGGTATGTGGACCAATTTGGTCGTGATACAGCAAGCCTTAGAAACCAGTTGAATGATCCGCTCACTGACCAGTTTTTCAAACGGACAAACTTTACCAACCCGAGCATTGGCTTAAAATGGATACTATGGAAAGAAGATAATCGCGAATTTGGATTGATGGCAAATACAAGTAAAGATTATCGAATTCCCAGTTTTATAGAATTATTCGGAGAAAGAGGAACAATTGTCGGAAATACAAATTTACGGCCTGAGATCAGTAGGAACAGCGATGTAGGTTTCTTTTTTAGGTCTCTCCTCTCAAATCAATGGAAAGTTGACACAGAGATTTCTCACTTTCGGAAAAAGATTTATGATATGATATTATTTATTCCCAACTCTCAATTTACTCTTAGACCAGAAAACATCGATTCTGCGAGTGTTCAAGGATTTGAGACTTCCAACCAAATTACATGGAACAAAGGCCTTAAATTTAATTTTCAATACACATACCAAAATGCAATCAATCTCTCACAATCAACTTTGTTAAATGGGAAATATCTACCTTTACGTCCCAAAAACCAAGTGAGTGCACTCATTGGCTATTTTAATGATAAAGTTGATACTGGCTTTGAGTATTTATTCATTGGTGCCAATTACAGAGACCGCACTAATGAATACTTTGGCTATTTACCAGCGCGCCAAATCTATAATTTCTATTTTACCTATATACCGTTTAAGGATACCGAACAAGGAAAAGAGTTATTATTCACCTTTGAAATCAGAAATCTCACCGACAAAAAAGTAGAGGATTTGGTCGGTTATCCATTGCCAGGAAGGTCATATTATTTCACGGGGAGTTATCGATTTTGA
- the gpmI gene encoding 2,3-bisphosphoglycerate-independent phosphoglycerate mutase, protein MLTLRKNPFGPIAKQVLLIVLDGVGYTSKTSKEGNAVEAAKMPTLKGLWQTEPTVLLKAHGTAVGMPSDEDMGNSEVGHNVLGSGRIFDQGAKLVSASIADGSLFRGEIWNRIISNVQKNSSTLHYLGLFSDGNVHSHIDHLQAMLEKSIELGVKKIRLHILLDGRDVPEKSALSYLQSFEGLIVDWQKSGIDIQIASGGGRMEITMDRYEADWSMVERGWKTHVLGEGRTFRTAKEAIETFYAEDPKAIDQYLPAFVIVDEKNQPVGKIQDGDSVIFYNFRGDRAIEISRALSESDFSAFNRGPLPKIEFAGMMQYDGDLFIPKQYLVSPPQIDRTMGEYLVNEKIPQYALSETQKYGHVTFFWNGNKSGYFDQSLETYEEIKSDIIPFDQKPEMKAKEITDTLVLAMQSHKYPFLRVNYPNGDMVGHTGNLDATIKGLEYLDQCLERVLKISKETDTLVFITADHGNADEMYQLDKKGLPLHAENGKPVPKTSHTLNPVQFVAFDPKGKLKLKAQETDMGLANVAATVLDALGYEAPEGYHPSLIQR, encoded by the coding sequence ATGTTAACCTTACGAAAAAATCCCTTTGGTCCTATCGCAAAACAAGTTTTGCTGATCGTATTGGATGGTGTGGGATACACATCCAAAACTAGTAAAGAGGGAAATGCTGTAGAAGCAGCTAAAATGCCAACTTTGAAAGGATTATGGCAAACAGAGCCAACTGTTTTACTCAAGGCACACGGAACTGCTGTGGGCATGCCTAGTGATGAGGATATGGGCAATTCAGAGGTAGGTCACAATGTTTTGGGATCTGGTAGGATATTTGACCAAGGTGCCAAATTGGTTTCTGCCTCTATCGCGGATGGCTCCCTTTTCCGGGGGGAGATATGGAATCGAATCATTTCCAATGTGCAAAAAAACTCCTCCACCTTACACTATTTAGGTCTGTTTTCAGATGGCAATGTGCATAGCCATATAGACCATCTCCAGGCCATGCTTGAAAAGTCAATTGAGCTAGGTGTAAAAAAAATCCGACTCCATATCCTTTTAGACGGGAGAGATGTTCCGGAAAAATCTGCACTTAGTTACCTACAATCATTTGAAGGTTTGATAGTTGATTGGCAAAAGTCTGGGATCGATATTCAAATTGCTTCAGGTGGAGGTAGGATGGAAATTACCATGGATCGATATGAAGCAGATTGGTCTATGGTGGAAAGAGGTTGGAAGACTCATGTATTAGGGGAGGGACGTACATTCCGTACAGCAAAAGAAGCGATCGAAACTTTTTATGCCGAAGATCCAAAGGCAATTGATCAGTACCTACCAGCTTTTGTGATCGTTGATGAGAAAAACCAACCAGTTGGAAAAATCCAAGATGGAGATTCTGTCATATTTTATAACTTTAGAGGGGACCGAGCAATCGAAATCTCTCGTGCTCTTTCCGAATCCGACTTTTCAGCATTCAACAGAGGTCCCTTACCTAAGATCGAATTTGCTGGGATGATGCAATATGATGGAGATTTATTTATCCCCAAACAGTATTTAGTTTCTCCTCCGCAGATTGACAGAACAATGGGAGAGTATCTTGTAAACGAAAAGATACCACAATACGCACTTTCCGAAACACAAAAATACGGACATGTTACTTTCTTTTGGAATGGAAACAAATCTGGTTATTTTGATCAAAGCTTAGAAACCTACGAAGAAATCAAATCAGACATCATCCCGTTTGACCAAAAGCCCGAGATGAAAGCAAAAGAAATCACAGACACACTTGTTTTGGCAATGCAATCACACAAATATCCATTTTTAAGAGTCAATTATCCGAACGGAGATATGGTAGGGCATACAGGAAACCTAGATGCGACGATTAAAGGATTAGAATATTTAGACCAATGCTTAGAACGAGTGCTTAAAATTAGCAAAGAGACAGACACATTGGTTTTTATTACCGCAGACCATGGAAATGCGGACGAAATGTACCAATTGGACAAAAAGGGGCTGCCACTACATGCAGAAAATGGTAAACCTGTCCCTAAAACTAGCCATACCTTAAATCCTGTACAGTTTGTCGCATTTGATCCCAAGGGAAAGCTAAAGTTAAAAGCGCAAGAAACAGATATGGGTTTGGCAAATGTCGCGGCAACCGTATTGGATGCTTTGGGCTATGAAGCACCCGAGGGATACCACCCAAGTCTCATCCAAAGATGA
- a CDS encoding serine hydrolase domain-containing protein codes for MLARLLIIFLVLLCYQCGEDSIGSLSEGVKTKISKKLKQENFQGVVLIAHENEILMRETIYQKRGDQPQHLYRKHSFPLGESSKIFTTYAIKILLLEKSISESAYVSSFLPWFPYPKVRIEDLLRHTSGLPKLLEIDPNFDSPSNQNKVPIQKRLQDAKIPTSFVPGEYWKYTRIDYYILSLLIEKISGKSYADYLKEKIFLPLKMYKTFVDKRDPLPGNSGVYSNPEDLVLWQMEILSPTLLFNKQANSIFEKTVLTDAVAQDQIFFGEGIYVGDYFYWTYGKSKTISNLIYHDRNSKFFICLIDTWGSSKGELSSHKSFITETIFGARNLRIREPVTQNTEISLEEVMKEQNVPAVSIAVYKNFQLSWKKNFGIKNLDTKEKVTERTLFRAGSLSKTTLAFTVAQLMDQGLLDPYENWNHTLKKFRVNLKERKKGEIVNLDSLLSHTSGLTEKGNWDDPVNRGKKHIKEIKDTFADSSSNGLKLYYSPGSKSRYSGGGYAVIQETLSTRFRSPFSQLIDQYVAKPLQWRDSTFQQNLKTPMDFCDGHGTNGEVLEQKSFITPELSSGGLWTTSSEIGNLFLEVAKAYNGQSTILSAESAKYLLSPKMSAANLTVHALVGRGFFLNQTGDSEYFFHGGHTKGHKALAFFNAKKGYGIVILTNSENGSNLIWRILRTVSTQEKWDKFVN; via the coding sequence ATGTTAGCTCGGCTCCTGATTATTTTTCTTGTTTTGTTATGTTACCAATGCGGAGAGGATTCCATCGGCTCTCTGTCTGAGGGTGTAAAAACAAAAATTTCCAAAAAATTAAAACAAGAAAATTTTCAAGGAGTTGTGTTGATCGCACATGAAAATGAAATCCTCATGCGTGAAACCATCTACCAAAAAAGAGGTGACCAACCCCAACATCTCTACCGCAAACATAGTTTCCCTCTAGGGGAAAGTTCAAAAATTTTTACAACATATGCGATCAAGATATTGCTCTTAGAAAAAAGTATCAGCGAATCGGCTTATGTTTCCTCCTTTTTACCTTGGTTTCCCTATCCAAAAGTTCGCATTGAAGACCTTCTCAGACACACCAGTGGGCTCCCCAAACTTCTAGAAATCGATCCTAACTTTGATTCTCCCTCCAACCAAAATAAAGTCCCTATCCAAAAAAGGTTACAAGATGCAAAGATACCTACCTCTTTTGTTCCTGGTGAGTATTGGAAATATACAAGGATTGACTATTATATCCTTAGCCTTTTAATAGAAAAAATTTCTGGTAAATCTTATGCAGACTACTTAAAAGAAAAAATATTTTTACCACTCAAAATGTACAAAACGTTCGTTGATAAACGAGATCCTTTGCCAGGGAATAGTGGAGTGTATTCAAACCCCGAAGACTTAGTATTATGGCAGATGGAAATCCTCTCACCTACTCTATTGTTTAATAAACAGGCAAATTCAATTTTTGAGAAAACAGTCCTCACAGACGCCGTTGCACAAGATCAGATCTTCTTTGGCGAAGGGATTTACGTCGGAGATTATTTTTACTGGACTTATGGTAAATCAAAAACCATCTCAAATTTAATTTATCACGATCGTAATAGTAAATTTTTTATATGCCTGATAGATACCTGGGGTAGTTCAAAGGGAGAACTTTCCTCTCATAAGTCTTTTATTACAGAAACCATTTTTGGTGCTAGAAATCTGCGAATCAGAGAACCGGTGACCCAGAATACGGAGATTAGTTTAGAAGAGGTTATGAAGGAACAGAATGTACCAGCTGTGAGTATCGCTGTTTACAAAAACTTCCAATTGTCCTGGAAAAAAAATTTTGGTATCAAAAATTTAGATACAAAAGAAAAGGTTACAGAACGTACTTTATTCCGAGCTGGATCTCTTTCAAAAACCACTTTGGCTTTTACTGTGGCTCAGCTGATGGACCAAGGTTTGTTAGACCCTTACGAAAATTGGAACCATACCTTGAAAAAATTCCGTGTCAATCTAAAAGAGCGAAAGAAAGGTGAGATTGTTAATCTTGACTCCCTATTATCTCATACCAGTGGATTGACAGAAAAAGGAAACTGGGATGACCCAGTCAATCGTGGCAAAAAACACATTAAAGAAATCAAAGATACTTTTGCAGACTCTAGCAGCAATGGCTTAAAACTTTACTATAGTCCTGGCAGCAAATCCAGATACTCAGGAGGAGGTTATGCAGTGATACAGGAGACCTTAAGCACACGTTTTCGTTCGCCATTCTCGCAACTCATTGATCAATATGTAGCAAAGCCTCTGCAATGGAGAGACAGCACCTTCCAACAAAATTTAAAAACTCCTATGGATTTTTGCGATGGGCATGGGACAAATGGCGAGGTCTTGGAGCAAAAATCCTTTATCACACCCGAACTTTCCTCCGGTGGACTTTGGACAACGAGCTCAGAGATAGGGAATCTTTTTTTGGAAGTAGCCAAAGCCTACAATGGACAATCCACAATTCTTTCGGCAGAGAGTGCCAAATACCTTTTAAGCCCAAAAATGAGTGCCGCAAACTTAACTGTCCATGCTCTCGTTGGAAGAGGATTTTTCTTGAACCAGACAGGCGATTCAGAATATTTTTTTCATGGCGGTCATACGAAAGGCCACAAGGCACTCGCCTTCTTCAATGCAAAAAAAGGCTATGGAATCGTTATTTTGACCAATTCTGAAAATGGCTCCAATCTCATCTGGCGTATTTTAAGAACTGTTTCTACCCAAGAAAAATGGGACAAATTTGTAAATTAA
- a CDS encoding STAS domain-containing protein — MEYTESKTNGVTILKLFGNLDMLNAGILKERIKESSSETGYKFIFDLGGVSFIDSSGFGLIMSLNDKLTAQGGGLRIVNVSKTIQQIFRISKISSVIQIYETTEDALASF, encoded by the coding sequence ATGGAATACACAGAATCTAAAACCAACGGAGTCACCATCCTTAAGCTTTTCGGAAACTTAGACATGTTAAACGCTGGGATTCTGAAAGAGAGGATCAAAGAGTCCTCTTCTGAGACGGGATATAAGTTTATCTTTGATCTTGGCGGAGTGAGTTTTATCGACTCTTCGGGCTTTGGATTGATCATGTCTCTCAATGATAAATTGACAGCTCAAGGAGGAGGTCTCCGAATCGTTAACGTATCAAAAACCATCCAACAAATTTTCAGAATCTCAAAGATATCTTCTGTGATCCAAATTTATGAAACCACAGAAGATGCCCTAGCCTCTTTTTAA